The Gemmatimonadota bacterium sequence GGCGGCGAAACGTCCGCGGGGAGCGGCGCCGGCCGGGTCGGCGCCGGGGGCCGGGTCTGGGCACCCGAGCAGGAGGCGGCCAGGGCGACACCGAAGGCCGCGCCGGCCAGGGAAGTTGTGATCCTCATGAACGGTCCGAGGAAGGCGTCGAAAGAATGGGCGTTGAGGGATTCGAACCCTCGACCACCTGCTTGTAAGGCACTCTCTGGGCGCTCGCTCGCGCTAGCCTGCGCCCATTTTACAACAACTTACGGGATTTCGCGCTCGCTCCCGCTTGCTCGCGACAGAGGGTTTGACACCGGCAACGACACCGGGTTTGGCCAAGTCGCGGGACATCAGTTGGGACACGGTCGAACCCCGTCCGTGAGGGCCGAGGATGCACCGGAGCCCCCGAGACAAAGCGGATCGCGGCCTCTCCCAACTGCTCTGAAAAAACTTCCAGGGATCATGATACCAGGTCTCGCTCTCAAAGCCGCATTTTCGCCCTGATTCCGCTCCGCCAGGGGACATTCCGGGGGTTCGGCCCAAGGGAACGGGCCTTGCACACCATTGCTCGCGAATGAGAATGAATCGCTGACCGGAAGGGAATCTGCACATGAAGACGCGCTTGATCTGGATGGCAGCTGCGGCGGGGCTCGTGCTCTCGGCCTGCGGCGACGATGGCAGTGGCATCGAGGCTCAGGATCTGCGGGGTTCGTGGTCGGCCACGATATACCAGTTGACAGACGACGCCGACGGACAGAACCAGGTCGATCTGATCCAGCGGGACGGAGCGAGCTTCACCCTGACGGTGGACGCGGCGGGCGTCGCCAGCACCGTCTTCGACGACGGCGTCGGAGGAACGAGTTCGGACTCCGGCACGCTCGACTCGACCGGCACGACGCTCACGCTGAGCGGCACACCGTTCACCGCGGTCAGGGCCGGCGACGTGCTGACGCTGAACGACTTCGACGCGTCCTTCGACTTCGGCAGCGGTATGACCGCAGCCTCGCTGCTGATCGTGATGAGCCGGAACTAGTGTACCGTCGCACACTAGATCGTCGGGGCGAGCCCGGCTTCTTTCCGGGGGCCTCGTTTGCAAGACATGGGCGCTGAGGGATTCGAACCCCCGACCTCCTGCTTGTAAGGCAACACCGGCGCATCCTACAGACGCCAGATCGCCGCGCCAACCCTGGCTATCTGCGTCCCCGGCGTCCGCTGGCGTCGGTACCCGTCCGTGTAGTTTGTCACCACGGCTGGCACCGCGTCTAGCGGGTAGGGTGGTCGAAGGGGTCGCATTCGAACCGACCCACCCCGTGGGCTGACCATCCGGGCGTCTGCCGAGTTTGACTCGCCGGCCACGGCCCGTCATCATCGGCGCGATGCGATTCCGTCGGACGACCCGCGTGGCCGCGTGCTGGTGCCTACTGTCCCTACTGGGGGTTCTGGCCACCGGACTGCCCACGCACCACCACGAAGTAGCCGCGAGCGAACTGCGCGAGGAGGGTCAGAGGGCCGCGCCCCTGCATCATTCGCACGGCAGCGAGCTCGTCGAGCAGGATGAGCGGGTGGTATCGAGCGGCCCCCTGGTCGTTTTCGACGCGATCGAGGTCGGCTTTCTCATGCGGACGACGTCTGTCCCGCTGCCGGTCGCGGTCACGGCGCCCATTCGTCCCACCGGGCGTGCCCCGCCGCCCGTCGCTCCCCGTGCCCCGCCCCTGACCGTCTGATCTCTCCGGCCACCCGGCCGGCCACCTCCGTACATCCGTGAAGGAACGACATACGCCCCTCCGGTGAGGGACGAACCGACTGCGGGAGTCTGGCCCGTGCACATGACTTTGCGATCGACCATCTTCGCCGCTACGGCCCTGCTCGCGCTGGCCGCGCCCGCGGAATCGCAGCAGCCGCGCCGCGTCACGCTTGCCGAAGCGCTGGACCTCTTCGCGCGCAACAGCCTGGAGCTCAGTCTCGGGCGAGCACAGGCGGCCGAAGCCATGGCGCTTGCGCGTCAGGCGGCGGCGTTCCCGAACCCTGCCGTCGCGACCACACACGAGCCCCTATCCGACGGCACCGAAGACTACTCGGAGACGTACGTCATGCTGAGTCAGCGACTGGAGTGGCCCGGCGCACGGGCGGCCCGGCGTGCGGCGGCCTCGGGTACAGCAGACGCGGCGGTCGCGCGGTTCGTTGCGGACAGTTCCCGCCTCGCTTTCGAGGTGAAGCGCGCATTCACCGAAGCCGCGCGCGCCGAGCGCGTGGAACGCGTGTTGGAGCGCGTGACATCGGTGTTCCGGGAAGGTGCGCGGAGCGCAGAGGTCAGGTACGCCGAGGGCGACATCTCGCTCTACGACAGCCGCCGAATCCGGGTCGAACGGGCCAAATACGAGACGCTGCTGGCGGAGGCCACGCTCGAGGCGTCAGCTGCGCGCCGGCGGCTGGCGCTTCTCGTGGCGCCCGTGGCAGAAGCCCTGGAACTCTCGCCCGCCGACTCTCTGGACGGCCTGCCCCCGGCGATCGCCGCCGAGCACGTACTGGAGGACGCCCTCGCCCGGCGAAGCGACATCGCCGCGGCGGACGCCGCGCTCGAGTCGGCGCGCGCGGGTGCGACGGCCGTCCGCCGCGAGCGCATCCCCGACGTTACGGCCACGGTGGGCTACAAGACGCAGTCGGACGGATTCGGAGGCGCGTTTCTAGGGCTGTCACTGCCGCTGCCTTTGTGGGACCGCAGGGGCGGCGCGGTCGCGGCAGCCGACGCGCGCCTGCAAGCAGCACAATCGCGCCGCTCCCTGGTCCGTCGTCAGGTCGAAAACGATATGCGGCGCGCGTTGGAGGCCTACAGATCGCTGCGGCGGCGGGTCGAGTTGCTCGCCGAGTCTCGACCGGACGAGGGCGCCGACCTGCTGGCGATCGCTCGCGCGGCGTACGCGGAGGGAGAGTTGGAGTTGATCGCGCTGTTCGATGCGGCGGAGGCCCTGCTGGAAGCGCAGACCGCCGAGGTGAGCCTGCGCGCGGACCTGTGGACCGCTTACTACGACATTGAACGTGCCGCCGGGGGCTTCGACGGCTCGTTGGACCGAGGAGATGACCGATGATGAACGCGAGCCCTCAGGGAGGGCGGGCGGCCCGCAGGCTGGTAGCGGCGATCGCGTTTGCCGCCCTCGCTCCAGCGGGATGCGCCGTGGCGCCGGAGCCCCAAGCCGATGAGCCCGGCAGCGTGGTGGTGACCCAGTGGAACGACTCGACGGAGCTGTTCCTGGAATACCCGCATCTCCTGGCGGGGGAGCCCACGGGGAACTGGGCGATCCACCTGACCGACATGCAGGACTTCAAGCCGATCAGGGCGGGCGCGCTGACCGTGCGCTTTCTGGACGGCCCCGCCGCGCAGAGGTTCACCGTCGCGGATGTAGCCCGAGACGGGATCTTCCTGCTCGATCCCGTCGTCGAGCGGCCCGGCACGTACACGGTCGAGCTGACCCTGGAGAGCCCGCAGGCTCGCAGCCGCCACGTCCTGTCCGAGGTGAAGGTGTACGCGGATGAGGGGGAGCTTCCGCGAGCGGAAGAGGAGGCCGCCGGCGGCATCGCGTTCCTCAAAGAGCAGCAGTGGCAGATCCCGTTCGCGGTCACGGCGGTCGGGGAGGAAACGGTGCGGCGTACGGTCGCGGCACCCGGGGAGATCGTCGCCCCCGACGGCGCGCTCGTGCTGGTGAGCGCACCCGTCGATGGAATCGCCGCGGCCGGCGCTAACAGGAGCGCGCCGTCGGTAGGGCAGACCGTGCGCGCGGGTCAGGTCCTGGCAGTGTTGTCGCCCACCACTCAGGAGGGTGGCTTCGCGCAGATCAGGGCGAGCGTCGAGCGGCTCGAGCGCGAAGTGGCCCGAGCGGAACGCCTCTACGAGGCCGGTGCCATCGCCGAAAAGCGGCTCGAGGAAGCGCGCCACGACCTGGCGGTGACGCGAGCGCAGGCCGCGTCCCTGGGGGCTTCGGGGACGGCTGGAGACTACCTACTGCGCATCACCTCGCCCATCTCGGGCGTGGTCGCGCGCCGGGCCTTCGTACCCGGCGGGCGGGTGGCCGCGGGCGAGTCGCTCTTCACGATCGTAGACCCTCGCAACGCGTGGCTGCGCGCTCACGTCCCTGCCTCCGTTGCGGCCTCGGTCCCGGCTGACGCCACGGCCTTCTTCACGGTGGAGGGCGATGAAGCGATCCACGAGACGGCGCGTCTGATCTCCGTCGGTAGCGTCCTGGATCCCGAGACGCGCACGGTCCCGGTGACCTTTCTGCTGGCGGACGGCGGCCGGCCGATCGCCTTCGGCCAGCTCGCCCAGGCCGCCGTCCCCACCGGCGACGCCGTCACTGGGATCGTGATTCCGAATCGCGCCATCATTGACGACAACGGCACACCCGTCGCCTATGTGCAGGCGGGCGGAGAGACCTTCGAGCGCCGAGTCCTCACACTCGGGGCCACCGACGGGGCAGTTACCCAGGTGGTGGCAGGGATCGACAGCGGGGAGATGGTCGTGACGACCGGCGCGTATCAGGTGCGTCTGGCATCCATGTCCGGCGGCGATTTCGCCGGCGGCCACGCGCACTGAGGGGGCCACCATGCTCGATTCATTGGTTCGGTGGTCGCTCGAGAACAGGCTTCCGGTAGTCGGCGCGGCGGGCCTCCTGCTCGCGGCCGGCACCATTACCGCAGTTCGGATGCCCGTCGACGTCTTCCCCGACCTCACTGCGCCCACGGTGGCCGTGCTCACCGAGGCCCACGGGATGGCCCCCGAGGAGGTCGAGACGCTCGTCACCTTCCCGATCGAGACGGCCGTCAACGGGGCCACCGGCGTACGCCGCGTCCGCTCGTCCACGTCGCAGGGGATCAGCATCGTGTGGGTGGAGTTCGACTGGGGCACGGACATCTACCGGGCGCGTCAGAT is a genomic window containing:
- a CDS encoding TolC family protein; translated protein: MTLRSTIFAATALLALAAPAESQQPRRVTLAEALDLFARNSLELSLGRAQAAEAMALARQAAAFPNPAVATTHEPLSDGTEDYSETYVMLSQRLEWPGARAARRAAASGTADAAVARFVADSSRLAFEVKRAFTEAARAERVERVLERVTSVFREGARSAEVRYAEGDISLYDSRRIRVERAKYETLLAEATLEASAARRRLALLVAPVAEALELSPADSLDGLPPAIAAEHVLEDALARRSDIAAADAALESARAGATAVRRERIPDVTATVGYKTQSDGFGGAFLGLSLPLPLWDRRGGAVAAADARLQAAQSRRSLVRRQVENDMRRALEAYRSLRRRVELLAESRPDEGADLLAIARAAYAEGELELIALFDAAEALLEAQTAEVSLRADLWTAYYDIERAAGGFDGSLDRGDDR
- a CDS encoding efflux RND transporter periplasmic adaptor subunit, translated to MMNASPQGGRAARRLVAAIAFAALAPAGCAVAPEPQADEPGSVVVTQWNDSTELFLEYPHLLAGEPTGNWAIHLTDMQDFKPIRAGALTVRFLDGPAAQRFTVADVARDGIFLLDPVVERPGTYTVELTLESPQARSRHVLSEVKVYADEGELPRAEEEAAGGIAFLKEQQWQIPFAVTAVGEETVRRTVAAPGEIVAPDGALVLVSAPVDGIAAAGANRSAPSVGQTVRAGQVLAVLSPTTQEGGFAQIRASVERLEREVARAERLYEAGAIAEKRLEEARHDLAVTRAQAASLGASGTAGDYLLRITSPISGVVARRAFVPGGRVAAGESLFTIVDPRNAWLRAHVPASVAASVPADATAFFTVEGDEAIHETARLISVGSVLDPETRTVPVTFLLADGGRPIAFGQLAQAAVPTGDAVTGIVIPNRAIIDDNGTPVAYVQAGGETFERRVLTLGATDGAVTQVVAGIDSGEMVVTTGAYQVRLASMSGGDFAGGHAH